Proteins encoded together in one Solanum lycopersicum chromosome 7, SLM_r2.1 window:
- the LOC101264531 gene encoding ribonuclease 3-like — protein MKKLVNFFLLVILLLEITISVDSQNPSLLKFVLQWPPTFCIGLNSAAPPGRCKEPILQHNLTLHGVWPADQRGYSITCPVPPDPDWNKLFTTTLENQLMAFWPPLRENAQKRDLWKHEWRAHGACGGTTPQVYFNTAIKINNMLQKGNLFNYLKTSGIIACDSLSFARKDIVDAIQKVFVSTPLTVYLTCIPIDATNRTHIYLSEVTLCTNLGGTSFISCPSQANPTSCSSGARIMLPHPKPQ, from the exons atGAAGAAACTTGTTAACTTCTTTCTTCTTGTCATTTTGCTACTTGAAATAACAATTTCTGTTGACTCTCAAAATCCATCACTCTTGAAATTTGTGCTTCAATGGCCACCAACTTTTTGTATAGGACTAAATTCAGCAGCACCACCAGGCAGATGCAAAGAACCAATTCTTCAGCATAATTTAACACTCCATGGAGTTTGGCCAGCAGATCAAAGAGGATATAGTATTACATGCCCTGTACCACCAGATCCAGATTGGAATAAACTA TTTACAACGACGTTAGAGAATCAGCTCATGGCATTCTGGCCACCGCTTAGAGAAAACGCCCAAAAAAGGGATCTATGGAAGCACGAGTGGCGCGCGCATGGAGCGTGTGGAGGAACCACACCACAAGTATACTTCAACACAGCAATAAAGATCAACAACATGCTTCAAAAGGGCAACTTGTTCAATTACTTGAAAACAAGTGGGATTATTGCTTGTGATAGCTTGTCTTTTGCTAGAAAAGATATTGTTGATGCTATACAAAAGGTGTTTGTTTCAACTCCCCTTACTGTTTACCTAACATGTATTCCAATTGATGCAACAAATAGAACTCATATTTACTTGAGTGAAGTTACATTGTGCACTAATTTGGGTGGCACTAGTTTCATTTCATGCCCTTCACAAGCTAATCCAACAAGTTGTTCTAGTGGAGCTAGGATTATGCTACCTCATCCAAAACCTCA ATAA
- the LOC101264227 gene encoding ribonuclease S-1-like, producing MKMNNLSLLFLTHLTLFFICVCSQNIAQTQFVYKWSETYCNKDTPVGCKQIPPLKFTLKGFWGTDSNGNIQQGCKDPVERDWNKVFDTAMVDKLNVFWPSLTKQDPKDMWKEAWNTYGTCTIERFKTPIQYFNRASRLDSEIGDLLQSHLISSNGIVPCDSATYNNVEILNSFKQVAKDKDVSFTCKDINTTHAYLNQVTFCYTNDAKNFVNCPTSLINKRCRVQNIIVPRPSPPKPIKQQEKSLDQIAYGDSWSIV from the exons atgaaaatgaataatCTTTCACTCTTATTTCTCACTCATCTCACACTATTTTTCATTTGTGTTTGTTCACAAAATATAGCACAAACACAATTTGTTTATAAATGGTCAGAAACTTATTGTAATAAGGATACCCCAGTGGGATGTAAGCAAATTCCTCCTCTCAAATTCACTCTAAAAGGTTTTTGGGGCACAGATTCCAATGGAAATATTCAACAAGGTTGTAAAGATCCAGTAGAACGTGATTGGAACAAAGtg TTTGATACCGCGATGGTAGATAAACTCAACGTATTTTGGCCCTCTCTTACTAAACAAGATCCCAAAGACATGTGGAAGGAAGCTTGGAATACATATGGAACATGTACAATAGAAAGGTTCAAAACTCCAATACAATATTTCAATAGGGCTTCAAGATTGGATAGTGAAATTGGAGATTTATTACAAAGTCATTTAATAAGCTCAAATGGGATTGTCCCTTGTGACTCTGCTACATACAACAATGTTGAGATCTTGAACTCATTCAAACAAGTTGCAAAGGATAAAGATGTGTCTTTCACTTGCAAAGACATTAACACAACTCATGCTTATTTGAATCAAGTTACATTTTGCTACACAAATGATGCAAAGAATTTTGTGAATTGTCCAACTTCTCTCATTAACAAACGTTGTCGTGTTCAAAACATTATTGTTCCTCGTCCTTCGCCTCCAAAG